The following are encoded in a window of Urocitellus parryii isolate mUroPar1 chromosome 7, mUroPar1.hap1, whole genome shotgun sequence genomic DNA:
- the Csf3 gene encoding granulocyte colony-stimulating factor translates to MYKGPLELAPDRAQSLQPRPHKTMAGPAARSPTKLMALQLLLWHSAFWTGQEAVPLDPASSLPVPQSFALKCLEQVRKIQAQGSVLQEKLCATYQLCHPEELALLGHSLGIPQAPLSNCSSQGLQLTGCLSQLQSGLFLFQGLLQALAGISPELSPTVDMLQLDVANFATTVWQQMEDLGVAPAVQPTQGTMPTFTSAFQRRAVGVLVASRLQRLLELVYRVLRHLAEP, encoded by the exons ATGTATAAAGGCCCTCTGGAGTTGGCCCCTGACAGAGCCCAGAGCCTGCAGCCCAGACCCCACAAGACCATGGCTGGCCCTGCTGCCCGGAGCCCCACGAAGCTGATGG CCCTGCAGCTGCTGCTGTGGCACAGTGCATTCTGGACGGGGCAAGAGGCTGTGCCCCTGGACCCTGCCAGCTCCCTGCCTGTCCCCCAGAGCTTCGCGCTCAAGTGCTTAGAGCAAGTGAGGAAGATCCAGGCCCAAGGCTCTGTGCTACAGGAGAAGCTG TGTGCCACCTACCAGCTGTGCCATCCTGAGGAGCTGGCGCTGCTGGGCCACTCTCTGGGCATTCCTCAGGCTCCCCTAAGCAACTGCTCCAGCCAGGGCCTGCAGCTG ACAGGTTGCCTGAGCCAACTGCAGAGCGGCCTCTTCCTCttccagggcctcctgcaggcCCTGGCAGGGATATCCCCCGAGTTGTCTCCCACTGTGGACATGCTACAGCTGGATGTTGCCAACTTTGCCACCACTGTCTGGCAGCAG ATGGAAGATCTAGGGGTGGCCCCCGCCGTGCAGCCCACCCAGGGCACCATGCCAACCTTCACCTCTGCCTTCCAGCGCCGGGCAGTAGGTGTCCTGGTTGCTTCCCGACTGCAGAGGCTACTGGAGCTGGTGTACCGGGTTCTGCGCCACCTTGCTGAGCCCTGA
- the Med24 gene encoding mediator of RNA polymerase II transcription subunit 24 isoform X2: MKVVNLKQAILQAWKERWSDYQWAINMKKFFPKGATWDILNLAEALLEQAMIGPSPNPLILSYLKYAISSQMVSYSSVLTAISKFDDFSRDLCIQALLDIMDMFCDRLSCHGKAEECIGLCRALLSALHWLLRCTAASAERLQEGVEACTPATGEKQLAMCLQRLENTLSSTKNRALLHIAKLEEASSWTAIEHSLLKLGEILANLSNPQLRSQAEQCGTLIRSIPTMLSVHSEQLHKTGFPTVHAVVLLEGTMNLTGETQPLVEQLMMVKRMQHIPTPLFVLEIWKACFVGLIESPEGTEELKWTAFTYLKIPQVLVKLKKYCHGDKDFTEDVNCAFEFLLKLTPLLDKADQRCNCDCTNFLLQECNKQGLLSEANFANLVAKRSADREHAPQQKSSENANIQPNPGLILRAEPTVTNILKTMDADHSKSPEGLLGVLGHMLSGKSLDLLLAAAAATGKLKSFARKFINLNEFTTHGSGESTKTASVRALLFDISFLMLCHVAQTYGSEVILSESSTGAEVPFFETWMQTCMPEEGKILNPDHPCFRPDSTKVESLVALLNNSSEMKLVQMKWHEACLSISAAILEILNAWENGVLAFESIQKITDNIKGKVCSLAVCAVAWLVAHVRMLGLDEREKSLQMIRQLAGPLYSENTLQFYNERVVIMNSILEHMCADVLQQTATQIKFPSTGVDTMPYWNLLPPKRPIKEVLTDIFAKVLEKGWVDSRSIHIFDTLLHMGGVYWFCNNLIKELLKETRKEHTLRAVELLYSIFCLDMQQVTLVLLGHILPGLLTDSSKWHSLMDPPGTALAKLAVWCALSSYSSHKGQASSRQKKRHREDIEDYISLFPLDDMQPSKLMRLLSSNEDDANILSSPTDRSMNSSLSASQLHTVNMRDPLNRVLANLFLLISSILGSRTAGPHTQFVQWFMEECVDCLEQGSRGSILQFMPFTTVSELVKVSAMSSPKVVLAITDLSLPLGRQVAAKAIAAL; the protein is encoded by the exons ATGGTGTCCTACTCTTCTGTTCTCACAGCTATCAGTAAG TTTGATGACTTTTCCCGAGACCTGTGTATTCAGGCTTTGCTGGATATCATGGACATGTTTTGTGACCGACTGAG CTGTCACGGCAAAGCAGAGGAGTGCATTGGGCTGTGCCGAGCCCTTCTCAGCGCCCTCCACTGGCTGCTGCGCTGCACCGCGGCCTCTGCAGAGCGGCTCCAGGAAGGAGTGGAGGCCTGCACTCCAGCCACTGGGGAGAAGCAGCTTGCCATGTGCCTGCAGCGCCTGGAGAATACCCTCAGCAGCACCAAGAATCGGGCCCTGCTGCACATCGCCAAACTAGAGGAGGCCT CCTCCTGGACTGCCATTGAGCATTCGCTCTTGAAGCTTGGGGAGATCCTGGCCAATCTCAGCAACCCCCAGCTCCGGAGCCAGGCTGAACAGTGTGGCACACTCATTAGGAG CATCCCCACCATGTTATCTGTGCACTCAGAGCAGCTGCACAAGACTGGCTTTCCCACTGTGCACGCGGTGGTCTTGCTCGAGGGCACCATGAACCTGACCGGTGAGACGCAGCCCCTGGTGGAGCAGCTGATGATGGTGAAGCGCATGCAG CATATCCCCACCCCGCTTTTTGTCCTGGAGATCTGGAAAGCCTGCTTTGTGGGGCTTATTGAGTCTCCTGAGGGCACGGAGGAGCTCAAGTGGACGGCTTTCACCTACCTCAAG ATTCCACAGGTTTTGGTGAAGTTGAAGAAATACTGTCATGGGGACAAG GACTTCACTGAGGATGTCAACTGTGCTTTTGAGTTCCTGCTGAAGCTCACACCCTTGCTGGACAAAGCTGACCAGCGCTGCAA CTGTGACTGTACAAACTTCCTCCTCCAAGAATGTAACAAGCAGGGCCTTCTGTCTGAAGCTAATTTCGCCAACCTTGTAGCCAAGCG CTCAGCAGATCGGGAACATGCACCCCAGCAAAAGTCATCAGAAAATGCCAACATCCAGCCTAATCCCGGGCTCATCCTCCGTGCAGAGCCTACTGTCACAAACATTCTCAAG ACGATGGATGCAGACCATTCCAAGTCCCCAGAGGGGCTGCTGGGGGTCCTGGGACACATGCTGTCCGGGAAGAGCCTGGACTTGttgctggctgctgctgctgccaccggGAAGCTTAAATCCTTTGCCCGGAAATTCATCAA TTTGAATGAGTTCACCACCCATGGCAGTGGAGAGAGCA CCAAAACAGCCTCAGTTCGTGCCTTGCTCTTTGATATCTCCTTCCTCATGTTGTGCCATGTGGCCCAGACCTATGGCTCAGAG GTGATTCTGTCAGAGTCAAGCACAGGAGCAGAGGTACCCTTCTTTGAGACCTGGATGCAGACCTGCATGCCAGAGGAGGGCAAGATCCTGAACCCTGACCACCCCTGCTTCCGGCCTGACTCCACCAAAGTGGAATCCTTGGTGGCCCTGCTCAACAACTCCTCAGAGATGAAGCTGGT GCAGATGAAGTGGCATGAAGCTTGTCTGAGCATTTCGGCTGCCATCTTAGAAATCCTCAATGCCTGGGAGAATGGAGTGCTGGCCTTCGAGTCCATCCAG AAAATCACTGATAATATCAAGGGAAAGGTATGCAGTCTGGCCGTGTGTGCTGTGGCTTGGCTGGTGGCCCATGTCCGGATGCTGGGGCTGGACGAGCGTGAGAAGTCACTGCAGATGATCCGCCAGCTGGCAGGGCCACTGTATAGTGAGAACACCCTGCAGTTCTACAATGAGAG AGTGGTGATTATGAACTCAATCCTGGAGCACATGTGTGCAGATGTGCTACAGCAGACAGCCACTCAGATCAAGTTCCCATCCACGGGAGTGGACACAATGCCCTACTGGAACCTGCTGCCCCCCAAGCGGCCCATCAAGGAGGTGTTAACAGACATCTTTGCCAAGGTGCTGGAAAAGGGCTGGGTGGACAGCCGCTCCATCCACATCTTCGACACCCTGCTGCACATGGGAGGTGTTTACTGGTTCTGCAATAACCTGATTAAG GAGCTGTTGAAGGAGACTCGGAAGGAGCACACGCTGCGGGCAGTGGAGCTGCTCTATTCCATCTTCTGTCTGGACATGCAGCAAGTGACCCTCGTCCTGCTGGGCCACATCCTGCCTGGCCTGCTCACCGACTCCTCCAAGTGGCACAGCCTCATGGATCCCCCCGGCACTGCGCTGGCGAA ACTAGCTGTATGGTGTGCCCTGAGTTCCTACTCCTCCCACAAGGGACAGGCATCCTCCCGACAAAAGAAGAGACACCGGGAAGACATTGAG GATTACATCAGCCTCTTTCCCTTGGACGACATGCAGCCATCAAAGCTGATGCGACTGCTGAGCTCCAATGAGGACGACGCCAACATCCTCTCCAGTCCCA CTGACCGGTCCATGAACAGCTCCCTCTCGGCCTCTCAGCTCCACACAGTCAACATGAGGGACCCTCTGAACCGAGTCCTGG CCAACCTGTTTCTGCTCATTTCCTCCATCCTGGGCTCCCGCACCGCGGGCCCCCACACCCAGTTTGTGCAGTGGTTCATGGAGGAGTGCGTGGACTGCCTGGAGCAGGGCAGTCGGGGCAGCATCCTGCAGTTCATGCCCTTCACCACT GTTTCAGAACTGGTGAAGGTGTCAGCCATGTCCAGCCCCAAAGTGGTTCTGGCCATCACAGACCTCAGCCTTCCTCTGGGCCGCCAGGTGGCTGCCAAAGCCATTGCTGCGCTCTGA